One Setaria italica strain Yugu1 chromosome I, Setaria_italica_v2.0, whole genome shotgun sequence DNA window includes the following coding sequences:
- the LOC101768183 gene encoding uncharacterized protein LOC101768183 — protein MPWIKKVIDQAKAFTIFVYGHTRTLECLRHFTECREIIRPGVTRFASAFLTLNNILEKKDQLRNMVVHNRWDTLKDVKSKKGKDATATILSPTFWKDVKLYLSVFEPSVKVLHLVDGDVKPSMGFLYGELLKAKREIKEAYGNVHYGNPSIFDEATITEGFISCVETFYHHDEEKQDEAVNTELKKFQNREGNFNKKLARSCEKFDYNLGRASWWRLYGTETPALQKLATRILSLTSSSSGCERNWSTFEMIHTKKRNRLTTTRLNKLVFLQFNSKLINKKERIMSKKTTDVLLSSARTEAQGFLYEDEDNCATVVYRDEEDEEMEGTGIPWSVIGDAVIANQQLELRRSARVRQLYEGEEFESEEEEFDEEDEYMEPY, from the exons ATGCCATGGATCAAGAAGGTGATTGACCAAGCAAAGGCATTCACCATATTTGTCTATGGGCACACAAGAACATTGGAGTGCTTGAGACACTTCACAGAGTGTAGAGAGATAATAAGGCCAGGAGTGACTAGGTTTGCTTCAGCTTTTCTCACTTTGAACAACATACTAGAGAAGAAGGACCAACTAAGAAATATGGTGGTTCATAATAGGTGGGACACATTGAAGGATGTGAagtcaaaaaaaggaaaagatgcaACAGCAACAATATTGAGTCCAACCTTTTGGAAGGATGTGAAGCTCTATTTGAGTGTTTTTGAGCCATCGGTTAAAGTTCTTCATTTGGTTGATGGGGATGTGAAGCCATCAATGGGTTTCCTATATGGAGAACTACTGAAGGCAAAGAGAGAGATCAAGGAAGCCTATGGCAATGTTCA CTATGGTAACCCATCAATCTTTGATGAAGCCACAATAACAGAAGGATTTATCAGCTGTGTAGAGACTTTTTATCATCATGATGAGGAGAAGCAAGATGAGGCTGTCAACACTGAACTAAAGAAGTTTCAAAACAGAGAAGGAAATTTTAACAAGAAGCTTGCAAGGAGTTGTGAAAAATTTGATTACAATCTAGGTAGAG CATCTTGGTGGCGGCTATATGGAACTGAAACACCAGCTTTACAAAAGTTGGCAACAAGGATCCTTTCTCTGACATCAAGCTCTTCTGGTTGTGAAAGAAATTGGAGTACATTTGAAATG ATACACACTAAGAAGAGAAATAGGCTTACTACAACCCGACTCAACAAATTGGTCTTTCTTCAATTCAACTCCAAGTTGATTAATAAGAAAGAAAGGATAATGTCAAAGAAGACCACTGATGTTCTCTTGTCTAGTGCGAGAACTGAAGCTCAAGGTTTTCTgtatgaagatgaagataatTGTGCAACAGTTGTCTAtagagatgaggaagatgaggagatGGAAGGTACAGGGATACCTTGGTCTGTTATTGGAGATGCAGTGATAGCAAATCAACAACTTGAGCTGCGTAGAAGTGCAAGAGTGAGACAACTTtatgaaggagaagaatttgagTCCGAAGAAGAAGAGTTTGATGAGGAGGATGAATATATGGAACCCTATTGA